CAGGAAGGTCTTCAAGATTCTCTACAATTTTACTATTTTCCGCAAATAGATAAGCGAAAAATAAGTTCAACCAATGCATTGGAACGCATAAATGAAGAAATACGCAGACGTTCAAGGGTAGTGTCTATATTTCCATCTAAGGAATCGTATTTGAGGCTTATTGTGTCATATTTGATGGAATACACAGAAGATTGGTTGGCCGAGAGAAGTTACATACATCCACAGAAATTACAGGAAGTTATGGATAAATTCCAAGACCGGTTTAAGGTAGCATAGGGAATGTTTATAAATGCTTACCGAGAAGAAAATTGCGAAAGAAAATTGACAGGATCCATACCTCACCTCTTGTTTAATGATTTTTTTTGTAAGATTTATGTGCATATTAGATCGGCGGTGAACGGGATGTTGGTGTTGTGCATATTTTGGTGCACAGATAAACTACCACTTCAGACCTCCTTTTAGGGCAATTTTTTAATGATTAACGAGCAAGTTCTTCACTGTTTTTAGACGAAATATCTGCCGTTTCTGGACAGCTAAAAAATAAATTTGCTGTGTCTATTTAAGTGGTTTGTTGCGTTTTATTTAGTGAATAAATTTGA
This portion of the Hippea jasoniae genome encodes:
- a CDS encoding transposase, with amino-acid sequence QEGLQDSLQFYYFPQIDKRKISSTNALERINEEIRRRSRVVSIFPSKESYLRLIVSYLMEYTEDWLAERSYIHPQKLQEVMDKFQDRFKVA